From the genome of Hoeflea algicola:
CGAAGCGCGTAGAGAATGTCGCGGCCAAGCGAACCGTCTTCTGCATTGGATTGTCGTGTCTTGTCCATGAAGGCTTCCTTTCAATTCGAGATCAGATGGGTTTTGAGAAACGCGATCATCTCGGGCGCGTCCCATTCGGCCGGGCCGACGAGCCGCCCTAGTTCTCGCCCCTCGGCGTCGATGAGGAGCGTCGTCGGCAGGCCGACGGCCGCAAGGTCGAACGAAGCCTGCATCGAGGCATCAATGTAGAGACCGAGATTCGGGATACCGATCTCGGCATAGAACTTGCGGACCACCTCTGGTCCAGCCCGGTCGACAGAAAGAGGCACAACCTCGAAACCGGGGCCGCCGAGTTTTGCCTGAAGCGCGTCGAGCGTCGGCATTTCCTCGCGGCACGGCACGCACCAGGTCGCCCAGATGTTGAGCAGGACCGTTCTGCCTTTGAATGAGGCCAGCGTGAGAGCCTGACCGGCCCCGTCCTCGAACGTGATCACGGGAAGCGGCCGGGGCGTTTCGTGCATGACGAAGGAGCGGGGCAAGGTCGTCGCGGCTCGTTTATCGCTGATCGGGTGGGCACCCGAAGGCTTATCGCCGTCG
Proteins encoded in this window:
- a CDS encoding TlpA family protein disulfide reductase, producing the protein MTGLLHAKRTILTTLAAGVLVVAALAVTAVMIYIDGDKPSGAHPISDKRAATTLPRSFVMHETPRPLPVITFEDGAGQALTLASFKGRTVLLNIWATWCVPCREEMPTLDALQAKLGGPGFEVVPLSVDRAGPEVVRKFYAEIGIPNLGLYIDASMQASFDLAAVGLPTTLLIDAEGRELGRLVGPAEWDAPEMIAFLKTHLISN